In Gemmatimonadaceae bacterium, the sequence CGATCGGATTCCTGGTACTGATCATCCTGATCTATTACAAATTCTCCGGGATGCTCGCGATCGGCGGCCTGATACTCTATGTATTGTTCACGCTGGGTATGCTCGCCGGATTCGATGCTGTCCTGACGCTTCCGGGACTCGCGGGATTCGTTCTTTCGCTCGGCGTTGCAGTCGATGCGAACGTACTGATCTTCGAGCGAATCCGCGAAGAACTCGACCGCGGGAAGTCCGTGCGGCTTGCGATTGACGAAGGGTTCGGCCACGCGATGAGTGCCATCGTCGACTCGAATGTGACCGCTGCGCTCACCGCGATCGTTCTTTACCAGTTTGGCACTGGGCCCGTAAGGGGATTTGCAGTGACGCTTCTTGCCGGAATCGCCGCGTCCATGATCACCTCGATCTTCGTGGTCCGCACCTTTTACATGGTGTGGCTCAACCGCTCCAACAACGCACAGGCCCTGAGCATCTGATGCTGAGAATATTCAAGGACACTAGCTACGATTTCATCAGATGGTGGAAATGGGCGGCGGGACTCACCATCGCTTTCCTGTTGATCGGCTTCGCGTCGTACCTGCGGGCACCAATCAACTATAGCATCGAATTCACGGGCGGAACGCTGATGCAGACGGAGTTCCGGCAGCCTGTCAACGTGGCCGACTTGCGGTCGCGCCTGTCGGCGGCGGGGGTGACCGGTGCGGAGATCCAGGAGTTCGGCTCGTCGCGCGAGTTCGCCATCAGGGCGCAGCAGCCGCGGCTCGTCGCAACCCAGACCGCAGGCGCGGCAACAGTCGCAGAGCAGATCCAGCAGGTTCTCAACTCCACCTACGGTGCGGGTAATGTGCGGGTCGTCCGAACCGAGGCCGTCAGTCCCCGGGTGGGCGACGAACTCCGGGAAGGAGCACTGATCGCGATGATTCTGTCGTTCTTCATCACGCTCATTTATCTGGCAATCCGCTTCGAGTGGCGGTTCGGTGCGGCGGCGGTAGTTGCGACTGCGCACGATTTCGTCGCAACGCTGGTGTTCCTCAAGCTGATGCATCTCGAGGTGTCGCTGATGGTCGTCGCCGGCTTGCTGACGGTGATCGGATATTCGATGAACGACACAGTGATCATCTTCGACCGCGTGCGCGAGAATCTCCACAAGCGTCGCAACGAGTCGCTCCACGACACGCTCAACAGGTCGATCAACGAGACCCTGCCTCGGTCGATCATTACCCACGCCCTGTCGTTGTCGTCGGTCATCGCGTTGATCGTGCTGGGGGGCGAGGTGATCCGGCCGTTTGCGCTGGTGATGGCATTCGGAATCTTCACCGGAACGTTCAGCTCGATGTACGTCGCGGCTCCAATCCTCATCTGGATCGAAAAGAAATGGCCGAGGAAGACGAGTGTATCGCAGGTTTCGTCGACAGCCACGCGCACCTCGCAGACCCGGCGTTCGCCGGTGACCGCGACGAGGTAGCAGGCAGGGCAAAGCTGGCGGGAGCGAGCGCAATTGTCTGTATCGGCTCCGGCAGCGGCGCCTCGGCGCCGCTCGATGCTGCGCGCGAAGCGGCAACCGTGGCGGCACGGCATCCGGCATTCATCTGGTGGACGGCAGGGGTACACCCACATGACGCTGCGGGGTTCGACCCCGCACAGCACATTCCTGAACTGCGGCAGATGATTCTCGCGGGTGCGGTGGCGGTTGGCGAGTGTGGGCTGGATTATCACTACGACAAGCTCCCCCGCGCAACGCAGCGTAAAGCATTCGAGGCGCAGTTGAGTCTGGCTGGCGAGCAGCGCGTGCCAGTGGTCGTGCATACGAGAGACGCGGAAGACGATACGGCATCGATGGTTGCGGATGCCGGACGCGCGGGCGTCAGAGGTGTTCTTCACTGCTACACGGGTTCACAGTCGCTAGCAGAGGTGGCGCTGCAGGCGGGATGGTACATCTCATTCAGCGGCATCGTCACTTTCAAGAAATGGAGCGGTGACGATCTCGTACGGTTCGTTCCAGGAGATCGGATTCTGGCAGAATCGGATGCGCCGTATCTTGCACCAGTGCCGAGGCGGGGAAAGCGGAATGAACCTGCCTGGGTCTGCCATACGGTCGCGCGGCTGGCCGCCGCCCGCGGTATCCCTATCGGTGATATGGGAATCGCGGTCAGCGAAAATGCGAGGCGGCTGTTCAGTCTGGCGTGAAGGCCCTCTCGGCGTGTAACATTGCCGGGCATTCACCTTAACCCGCAGAGGTCCTAGTTGCACCAGATCACAAGTGACGATGCACCCGCTGCCATTGGGCCCTATTCACAGGCAGTAATTGCTAAAGGATTGTTGTTCTCGGCTGGTCAGATTGCGCTCGATCCGGCAACTGGTCAGCTCATCGACGGGGATATCTCGATGCAGACCGAGCGAGTGATGCAGAACCTGATGGCGGTGCTTGCTGCAGCGGGGCTCGATTGGCGTGATGTTGTGAAAACGACTGTGTATCTGCACGACATGTCGCACTTCCCGCTTGTAAATGAGATTTACGGTCGGGCGCTCGGCGATGCGCGGCCTGCACGGTCGACGGTCCAGGTGACTGCGCTCCCGCGTGGTGGCCTGGTGGAGATCGACCTCATTGCCACGGTGCGTCCGTAGCTGCGGCAGAAAAATGAGCACGTCGAGAACCCGGGACGAAATTTTCCGTCTTACGTTGTTTGCGCGGTGCGCTGGTTGAGCGTCCAAAATGGGTCCGGGTGACCTGTCCGCGGTGCTTGATCCTCTCCCCTCTGTCACCAATCCGCGGCTTCTCGTAGGCCGCGAGACCTTCGACGACGCCGGCGTATACCTGCTGTCTGACGATATTGCTCTGGTTCAGACGGTCGATTTTTTCGCGCCGATAGTTGACGACCCTTACGACTTCGGGCAGGTCGCGGCTGCCAACGCACTGTCGGATGTGTACGCCATGGGTGGTCAACCGCTTACTGCGCTGAACATCGTGGCATTTCCCACAGGCGAGCTCCCGTTGTCGGTGCTGACGGAGATTCTGCGCGGAGGGCAGGACAAGGTGCACGAAGCGGGGGCCAGTATTGTTGGTGGCCACACTGTGACCGATGGGGAGCTGAAGTACGGATTGTCGGTAACCGGGCGTGCGCATCCGGCCTTTCTGCTCACAAACGCCGGGGCAGCCCCGGGCGACCGGCTCGTGCTGACCAAGGCACTTGGGAATGGTATCCTGGCGACGGCGGCGAAGCGCGCCTCTGCCGGCGACGCTGCCATGCAAAGCGCTGCAACGCCGGTGCGGATTGCCGCGATGGTCGAAGGCATGAAAACATTGAACGGCGCTGCCAGCCGCGCAGCGTTGGCGGTCGCCTCGAAATGCGCCACCGATGTCACAGGTTTCGGTTTGCTTGGCCATGCGTCTCATATCGCGCGCGCGAGCAACGTTACAATGCGAATTCATGCCGCGTTGGTGCCGGTGCTCGATGGAGCGGAGGACTGCTGGAGGGCCGGTGCATCGAGCGATGGGTTGAAGCGGAACGCAGCTTACGTCGAACAACTCGTTGAATGGCGTGGCGTCAGCGAGTTTCATCAGGCGTTGCTCTGCGATCCGCAGACATCAGGCGGTTTACTTGTCGCTGTGCCCCGGGATCGTACCACTGACTACCTTTCGCGAATGACCGGCGCCACTGAAATCGGGGAAGTGATGGAGCGAGAGAATGCTGCGATCGTGGTTGACTGATGAATACGGGGGTGGATGGAGCCTGGTGGCTTCCCCAGTCTTCAAAACTGGTGTGACCCGACCAGGTCGGGCCGGGTGGGTTCGATTCCCACACTCTCCCGCCATCCGACGGTTCGCGGCATTCGCGTTGATTTGCATGGGTTCCCATACATTCTTTTCCGCCGTCGCCGGTGCACAGAGAGTTGACAGCACACGCGTGAAGCTCGGCGGGGAGATTGGCTGCGTTCCGATTCCAAAGGATTCTCTCGAGGGAGTGGGCCCGCGCGTACTCATCGCGGGACCTCCCGGACGTAGAGGCCCGCTGTGCAAAATACCTATTTCGCCGCGGCGGGCATTTATCACATCTCTGCTCGTTCCGGGCCTGGGTCAGTCGCGGCTGGGCCGCTCGAAGGCCGCGAAGATGTTCGGCGCCATAGAATTGGGGGCGATCGCAATGTCCCTCAAATCACTCAACGACCTGAGCAATGCGAAGGATGCGCGAAGCGATACTGTTTCGGTTCCGCGCCTCGACCCCGTCACCCAGAATCCTGTCCTCGACCCAGTATCCGGGCTGCCCATATTCATGAGCGTTCCACGCAATCCGAATCTTGCGGATCGCGTCAGAGCACGCCGCACTCATCTCGAGGACTGGCTCGCCGCGATTGCCTTCAATCACCTCTTCGCCGGCGCCGACGCATTTGTCGCGGCAAACCTTGCCGATTTCGACGCAAACGTGAATACGACGTCAGCCGGAATTGATGTGCGGGTATTGGCCCGTGTTTCCTGGTAGATAGATCGGCGCCGATCGGAGTATTCGACTCCGGCATCGGGGGCCTCACGGTTGTCCGGGAACTCATGCGTCAACTCCCGAACGAAAGCATCATTTACTTCGGGGACACCGCGCGTGTCCCGTATGGTCCGAAGAGTCCACAGACCGTCGTGCGGTACAGCCGGGAGATTACGACCTTTCTCGAGACTCAGGGCGTGAAGGCCGTCGTCGTCGCCTGCAACACCGCCACGGCCCACGCGCTCCCCACGCTGCGTGGCGAGTATGAATTACCCATTGTCGGCGTAATCGAACCCGGCTCCCGGGCGGCCGCGCGGGCGACGCGAACCGGAAACGTCGGCGTAATCGGGACGCACGGTACAATCAACTCGCACGCCTACGAGCGCTCGATTGCTGCGGCGACGCCGGGAGCGCGAATCACCGCACTGGCCTGTCCGCTTTTCGTTCCACTGGCAGAAGAGGGTTGGCTCGAGACTGAAGCCACAAATCTGATTGCGCGTGAGTATCTCGCGCCAATGGTGGATGCCGACATCGATACGCTCGTGCTGGGCTGCACGCATTATCCGCTGCTGAAAGGCGCAATCGGAGCGGTTGTCGGTAGCAACGTGCGCCTCATAGACAGCGCTGAGGAGACTGCGGCTGAGACTGCGGCGATCCTGAGGGAGAAGGGGATTGATTGCGATACGATCAGGACAGCGCAGCACCGCTTCATCGCATCAGATGCCCCTGAGCAATTCCGGCGTGTGGGACAGCGTTTTCTTGGGTCCACGATCGACAGCGTTGAGACAATCACCCTCGGGTGAGCCATCGGTCGTCCTGCGGAGCTCGATTCTGTCGGGCGTAATCCGCAGGAATGTGGGCGCGTCGAGCCACGAACCGGCATTGGCGAACACTCCCGCATTTGGCACGCGCTCGAGCGCCGGCACATGGGAATGTCCGTAAACAAGCAGATCCAGGTCAGGGTCGCTCGACAATTCGCTTATCGCGATGGTGCGGAGCCCGCGTCCCTCATCTCGCGCCCGGTGAACGCGACTCGCTCCTGAGCTTCCCATTGCCAACCGGCTTGCCCAATCAGGATGCAGCGCGCGAAAGGCCCTGATAGCCCAGCGGTTCCGCATGATGGGCCGAATGGCTCTGTAGCCACGATCTTCCCGCTCGCGGAGGCCGTCGCCGTGCTCGACTCTGGCGCGCCATCCCGCCAGTACTCCCGTCCAGGGTCCCATGTGATAGTCCACTCCAATTTCGTCACGGAGCATGTCGTCACCCCAGCAGTCGTGATTACCGGCCACCCAAAGTACCTTGACTCCGCTTTCTGTCAGATGGGCAAGCGCCGCGAGTGCCCGGAAACTGTTTCTGGGGATCACTGACTTCCACTCGAACCAGAAGTCGAACAGATCGCCGTTTATCACGAGTGACGCTGCGCGTCCCTCAAGCCCACGCAGGAACGAAATCAGAGACCTCTCGATGTTAGCGGAGGCAACGCCAAGGTGTGAATCCGAAATTACGTAACAGGGTGAACTGAGCACGAACCAATTGTAGCCGCGGACTCCTGAGCGCACAAACACGCGGACCTTCACTGCAGGACTTATCTTATTCCCGATGGCTGTTGCACCTGTAACCGGATTGAGCAGTGACGTCGAGATTCGCGTGCGCTACGCGGAAACCGACCAGATGGGGGTGGTGTATCATTCGCACTATCTCGTGTGGTGCGAGATTGGCCGTACGGATCTCATCAGGCGGCTTGGCACACCCTACGCTGAACTCGAGCGCCAGGGTGTAATGCTGGCGGTGGTGGATGCTTCCATCAGATACCACGCTGCCGCCCGGTACGATGATCTCGTTCGCGTGCGCACACGACTTTCCGGTGTCCGGTCGCGCAGCATCACGTTTGATTATGCCGTTGAACTTGTAGAATCCGGCCGCAAGCTCGTCACCGCCACGACCACCCTCGCCTCGCTCAACGGAGAAGGAAAACTTGTTGCACTGCCCGCGGCGCTCCGATCGCTACTGGAAAATGCGGTCCCTTAGCACTCTCGCGGCTCTTGCAGCGGTTGTGGTATCGAGCAGTTGTGCCCAGGCTCAGTCCCGCCGCGCGCCCGGTGATTCCGATATCCGGCTCTACGCGAGGTTGATGGCGATGACAGATTCGCGCAGACTCGATCTTGCGCTGATCGACACCTCGCTTGCATCCCGGTGGGCCCCGCTTCGGGCGGCGTCGGCCCTCGCCATCGGACAGGTCGGTTCGGCAGTCGGGAGGCCAGCCGTTGGAGTCGCTCGAGCTCTTCTCACCGACCCGGATCTCTCTGTTGCGTCAAAAGCCGCGTACGCACTCGGCCTGCTCCATGACACGGCGGGAATCGGAACCCTTGCATCGGCGCTTACCGCTTCACCGACGGTTGCGCGCGAGGCCGCGTGGGCGCTGGGCGAAATCGGCGCTCCTGCCCGCTCGATAATCGTTGCTGCGCTTGGGAGCCCGGGGACTGATGAGGCGCGGATGATCCAGCTGCTCCTGGCTGCGGCCAAGCTTCGTCCGGTGCCTGTCGAGGAGATGAGGCCGTACCTGCGAATGACAGGTCGTCCCTCCGTGGTATGGGCCGCGGCATATGCAATTTCGCGAACGCGTGCTCCTGCGGGCGTGCGCGACCTCATCGAGCTCGCGGCGAGCCCCCTCGTTGTCCAGGGCGCTGCAACGCGTTCGAAGCGGGCGTCCGCCCCAGTACCGGGTCGTGGCGACACCCCTCAGGTGTATGTCTCGGCTGCGAGCGGAGCGCAGCGCGCGCGATCGGAAATTGCGCGGGGATTGACGAAAACCGCGACGGGGGATTCCCTTGCCGAGGCAGCCTTCGCTGCTCTGTTGAGACTCAGTGGCGATCAGCATCCGCACGTCCGTATCAACGCAGTTCGCTCGCTTGCGACGTTCGGCACGCGCGCCGCTGATGCGGTAGTGCTCGCTGCGGGGGACAGCGACGCGAACGTGCGCATCGCTTCGGCCCAGTCGATGGCTACCGTATTCGATTCGTCGAGCGCGTCATGGGTGTCACTCTGGCAGCGGGACACAAGTGTCGTTTACCGCGGCAGTATGCTCGCGTCCGCAATCCGGGTTGGCGCGCTTCGGCAGACGCTCGCGGGCTGGATGGCGCACCCGAGCTGGCAATATCGTGCGGCCGCGGTGAACGCTGCGGGTGCATCTCCGGATCCGCTTTTCGCTTCGTTTGCTGTGACCCCGATGCTGCGTGACGCTGACCCGCGGGTGCGAACGGCGGCGTACGGGGCCATCGCTGGGACGGATACCGCTGTACCCCGCGCGAACGTTCACGCCGCGCTCGTTGCCGGGCTTGACGACGCTGATTTCATGGTCAGGGCAACGGTGCTTGGAACGCTTGCTCGTCACGCGCGTGCGCAGGACGTCCCGGCGGTTCTGGCGAGCTATGGCCGAGCGGAACGGGATTCGTCGAATGATGCGCGGATAGCCGCCGTCAAGTATCTCGCGAGCGCATGGCGCCGGGACAGCGCGGCGTTTTCACCCTCGCTTCGCGCGCGGCTCGTGGCGCTCGCGCCTTCCGGCGATCCGATTGT encodes:
- a CDS encoding thioesterase family protein; translated protein: MAVAPVTGLSSDVEIRVRYAETDQMGVVYHSHYLVWCEIGRTDLIRRLGTPYAELERQGVMLAVVDASIRYHAAARYDDLVRVRTRLSGVRSRSITFDYAVELVESGRKLVTATTTLASLNGEGKLVALPAALRSLLENAVP
- a CDS encoding RidA family protein, whose protein sequence is MHQITSDDAPAAIGPYSQAVIAKGLLFSAGQIALDPATGQLIDGDISMQTERVMQNLMAVLAAAGLDWRDVVKTTVYLHDMSHFPLVNEIYGRALGDARPARSTVQVTALPRGGLVEIDLIATVRP
- the murI gene encoding glutamate racemase, with the translated sequence MGVFDSGIGGLTVVRELMRQLPNESIIYFGDTARVPYGPKSPQTVVRYSREITTFLETQGVKAVVVACNTATAHALPTLRGEYELPIVGVIEPGSRAAARATRTGNVGVIGTHGTINSHAYERSIAAATPGARITALACPLFVPLAEEGWLETEATNLIAREYLAPMVDADIDTLVLGCTHYPLLKGAIGAVVGSNVRLIDSAEETAAETAAILREKGIDCDTIRTAQHRFIASDAPEQFRRVGQRFLGSTIDSVETITLG
- a CDS encoding TatD family hydrolase translates to MAEEDECIAGFVDSHAHLADPAFAGDRDEVAGRAKLAGASAIVCIGSGSGASAPLDAAREAATVAARHPAFIWWTAGVHPHDAAGFDPAQHIPELRQMILAGAVAVGECGLDYHYDKLPRATQRKAFEAQLSLAGEQRVPVVVHTRDAEDDTASMVADAGRAGVRGVLHCYTGSQSLAEVALQAGWYISFSGIVTFKKWSGDDLVRFVPGDRILAESDAPYLAPVPRRGKRNEPAWVCHTVARLAAARGIPIGDMGIAVSENARRLFSLA
- the selD gene encoding selenide, water dikinase SelD → MSTSRTRDEIFRLTLFARCAGUASKMGPGDLSAVLDPLPSVTNPRLLVGRETFDDAGVYLLSDDIALVQTVDFFAPIVDDPYDFGQVAAANALSDVYAMGGQPLTALNIVAFPTGELPLSVLTEILRGGQDKVHEAGASIVGGHTVTDGELKYGLSVTGRAHPAFLLTNAGAAPGDRLVLTKALGNGILATAAKRASAGDAAMQSAATPVRIAAMVEGMKTLNGAASRAALAVASKCATDVTGFGLLGHASHIARASNVTMRIHAALVPVLDGAEDCWRAGASSDGLKRNAAYVEQLVEWRGVSEFHQALLCDPQTSGGLLVAVPRDRTTDYLSRMTGATEIGEVMERENAAIVVD
- a CDS encoding peptidylprolyl isomerase, with protein sequence MTDSRRLDLALIDTSLASRWAPLRAASALAIGQVGSAVGRPAVGVARALLTDPDLSVASKAAYALGLLHDTAGIGTLASALTASPTVAREAAWALGEIGAPARSIIVAALGSPGTDEARMIQLLLAAAKLRPVPVEEMRPYLRMTGRPSVVWAAAYAISRTRAPAGVRDLIELAASPLVVQGAATRSKRASAPVPGRGDTPQVYVSAASGAQRARSEIARGLTKTATGDSLAEAAFAALLRLSGDQHPHVRINAVRSLATFGTRAADAVVLAAGDSDANVRIASAQSMATVFDSSSASWVSLWQRDTSVVYRGSMLASAIRVGALRQTLAGWMAHPSWQYRAAAVNAAGASPDPLFASFAVTPMLRDADPRVRTAAYGAIAGTDTAVPRANVHAALVAGLDDADFMVRATVLGTLARHARAQDVPAVLASYGRAERDSSNDARIAAVKYLASAWRRDSAAFSPSLRARLVALAPSGDPIVRAEAARTSVFASWPSVSGSPRALPWYESLVRTYVVPARGGRLQRATIHTSRGSVVLELFGADAPLTVWNFLNLARTGYYRGTSFHRVVPNFVAQDGDPRGDGNGGPGYSIRDEMNTRRYDRGAVGMALSGPDTGGSQYFITHSPQPHLDGHYTVFGRVVRGYDVLDSIVQGDAILRVTVQ
- the secF gene encoding protein translocase subunit SecF, with the protein product MLRIFKDTSYDFIRWWKWAAGLTIAFLLIGFASYLRAPINYSIEFTGGTLMQTEFRQPVNVADLRSRLSAAGVTGAEIQEFGSSREFAIRAQQPRLVATQTAGAATVAEQIQQVLNSTYGAGNVRVVRTEAVSPRVGDELREGALIAMILSFFITLIYLAIRFEWRFGAAAVVATAHDFVATLVFLKLMHLEVSLMVVAGLLTVIGYSMNDTVIIFDRVRENLHKRRNESLHDTLNRSINETLPRSIITHALSLSSVIALIVLGGEVIRPFALVMAFGIFTGTFSSMYVAAPILIWIEKKWPRKTSVSQVSSTATRTSQTRRSPVTATR
- a CDS encoding UDP-2,3-diacylglucosamine diphosphatase, with product MKVRVFVRSGVRGYNWFVLSSPCYVISDSHLGVASANIERSLISFLRGLEGRAASLVINGDLFDFWFEWKSVIPRNSFRALAALAHLTESGVKVLWVAGNHDCWGDDMLRDEIGVDYHMGPWTGVLAGWRARVEHGDGLREREDRGYRAIRPIMRNRWAIRAFRALHPDWASRLAMGSSGASRVHRARDEGRGLRTIAISELSSDPDLDLLVYGHSHVPALERVPNAGVFANAGSWLDAPTFLRITPDRIELRRTTDGSPEGDCLNAVDRGPKKTLSHTPELLRGI